A region from the Pungitius pungitius chromosome 16, fPunPun2.1, whole genome shotgun sequence genome encodes:
- the ugt5d1 gene encoding UDP glucuronosyltransferase 5 family, polypeptide D1: MRAGGIFVFFSVCLISFLTPCDGGNILVFPVDGSHWINMKILIEELHARGHSISVIRASTSWYIPEESPLYTSITMEITEPIEDFFDVYVKENMRAQREGSSALTFLKITKNFLSMISKAHSLWVDALAQIFDDEHVVKSLIDARYDLVLTDPAIAPGVLIAKYLKLPLVLNVRWITSGDGHFAIAPSPLSYVPVPGSGFTDKMNFIQRVRNIFFYGIILFQEKFVVGPSYDAICDKYIEGGCDVISLLQEADIWLFRSDFVFDFPRPTMPNVIYIGGFQCKPAKPLPADLEQFVQSAGEHGLIIMTLGTLVNALPKDLADEIAAVFAKMPQKVIWRHKGQQPSTIGNNTLIVDWMPQKDLLGHPQTKVFVAHGGTNGVQEAIYHGVPVLGIPLFFDQYDNLLRLQERGAGKILQLADVNGRSFEEGIHDLLHHDSYRRNMQRLSRLHRDQPMGPMDQAIFWVEYVMRHKGAPLLRTDAYKMSWYSYNSLDVLLLLVTAVTALLLSILAIFRFLCCKARRTNKAKLH, translated from the exons ATGA gagcaggaggaatatttgttttcttcagCGTGTGTCTGATTTCCTTCTTGACACCTTGTGATGGAGGAAACATTCTAGTTTTCCCTGTGGACGGAAGCCACTGGATCAACATGAAGATATTAATTGAAGAACTTCATGCCAGGGGACACAGCATCTCAGTAATAAGGGCTTCCACCAGCTGGTACATCCCAGAAGAATCCCCTCTCTATACATCCATTACCATGGAAATTACTGAACCGATAGAGGACTTTTTTGATGTGTACGTAAAGGAGAATATGAGG GCGCAGAGAGAAGGGTCTTCAGCGCTTACTTTCCTCAAGATCACCAAGAACTTCCTCTCCATGATTTCCAAGGCACATTCATTGTGGGTCGATGCCCTTGCTCAAATCTTCGATGACGAACATGTGGTAAAAAGCTTGATAGATGCCCGATACGATCTTGTTCTCACCGACCCGGCTATAGCACCAGGGGTGTTAATAGCCAAATACCTCAAGCTGCCCCTGGTGCTGAATGTCCGCTGGATCACCAGCGGAGATGGCCACTTTGCGATAGCCCCTTCCCCATTATCTTATGTCCCAGTGCCGGGATCAGGCTTCACGGACAAGATGAATTTCATCCAGAGGGTTAGGAACATTTTTTTCTACGGCATTATACTGTTCCAGGAGAAATTCGTGGTGGGGCCAAGCTATGACGCCATCTGTGATAAATACATAGAGGGTGGCTGTGACGTCATCTCGCTTCTTCAGGAGGCAGACATTTGGCTGTTCAGGTCAGATTTTGTGTTTGATTTCCCTCGGCCCACAATGCCAAATGTTATCTACATAGGAGGTTTCCAGTGCAAACCAGCTAAGCCTCTGCCAGCGGACTTGGAGCAGTTTGTTCAGAGCGCTGGGGAGCACGGGCTCATCATCATGACTCTGGGAACTTTGGTAAACGCGTTGCCCAAAGACCTTGCAGATGAAATCGCCGCCGTCTTTGCCAAGATGCCTCAAAAG gtGATCTGGAGGCATAAAGGGCAGCAGCCCTCCACTATTGGCAACAACACTCTGATAGTGGACTGGATGCCGCAGAAGGACCTCCTGGGCCACCCGCAGACCAAAGTGTTTGTAGCTCACGGAGGGACCAACGGAGTCCAGGAAGCCATTTACCACGGGGTGCCTGTGCTCGGTATACCGCTGTTCTTTGACCAGTACGACAATCTCCTACGTCTGCAGGAGCGGGGGGCCGGAAAGATCCTTCAGCTGGCAGATGTTAACGGCCGCAGTTTTGAGGAAGGTATTCACGACCTTCTCCATCATGACAGCTACAGGCGGAACATGCAAAGGTTGTCACGTTTGCACAGAGATCAGCCGATGGGACCCATGGATCAGGCCATCTTCTGGGTGGAATATGTGATGCGCCATAAGGGGGCTCCACTTCTGCGAACAGATGCCTATAAGATGTCCTGGTACTCTTATAATAGTTTAGATGTACTGCTACTATTGGTGACTGCAGTGACAGCACTGCTGCTCTCTATTTTGGCTATTTTCAGGTTCCTGTGCTGCAAAGCTAGAAGGACGAACAAAGCCAAGCTACACTGA